DNA from Cupriavidus necator N-1:
GCTACGTTCCCACCACCAAGGCCCGCAAGATGGTCACGCACGCCCACGTGCACATCGACCAGGCGCTGAAAACGCCGCAATTCTACCTGCTGTGGGTGATCCTGTTCCTGAACATCACCGCCGGCATCGGCGTGCTGGGCCAAGCTGCGGTGATGATCCAGGAAACCTTCAAGGGCAGCATCACTGCGGCAGCCGCCGCCGGCTTCGTCGGCCTGCTCAGCATCGGCAACATGACGGGGCGCTTCCTGTGGAGCTCCGCCAGCGACTACTTCGGCCGCAAGATCACCTATGCCATCTTCTTCGCCTTTGGCGCCGCGCTGTACATGGCGGTGCCGGCCGTCGGCGCGTCCGGCAACGTGGCCCTGTTCGTGGCCTGCTACTTCTTGATCCTGACCATGTATGGCGGCGGCTTCAGCACCATTCCCGCCTACCTGGCCGACATGTTCGGCACCGCCTACGTCGGCGGCATCCACGGCCGCCTGCTGACCGCCTGGGCCGCCGCCGGCATTGCCGGCCCGGCGCTGGTCAACTACATCCGCGAGCACAAGCTGGCCATGGGCGTTCCCAGGTCAGAGGTCTATGTCGACACCCTGCACATCATGGCCGGCCTGCTGGTGGCGGGTTTCGTCTGCAACCTGCTGATCCGGCCGGTGCATGAGCGCCACCACCTGCGCGAAGCCACCAGCGCAGCCTGAGCGCCCCCCCGGATTCCGATACCAATACTCAGGAGACACCACCGTGCAAGACGACCGAACTTTCGGCAAGACGCTGCTGCTGCTCGCGTTCTGGGCCTATGTGCTGATCCCGCTGGGCGCGGGCATCTGGTCGACCCTCGGGAAGGCCATGAAGCTGTTCAGCTAAGCGCTCGCCCTGACCGTCCGCTGCATCACGATCCGTCGATGCAGCGGGGTCCATCCATGACTGTGATCCCGCGCAATGGCGCTATCTGTATTTGCTTTGCGGCGCCTGGCGAGCGCTTCTTCCGGCTCTGCAAACTGAGCTTTAGCGGTTCTGCAAGAACTGTATCCTTCGCGGGCAGGCTGTACTCCTTACGCTTGTCCGTAGTGTCGCGCGACACGCCGTCGTGCCGGCGGCAACCCCACGGAGAGCACATCGATGCACGGACTCACAGCCCTGGAGCTCGCTCGAATCCAGTTC
Protein-coding regions in this window:
- a CDS encoding MFS transporter small subunit, with the translated sequence MQDDRTFGKTLLLLAFWAYVLIPLGAGIWSTLGKAMKLFS